Proteins from a genomic interval of Gossypium hirsutum isolate 1008001.06 chromosome A09, Gossypium_hirsutum_v2.1, whole genome shotgun sequence:
- the LOC107889049 gene encoding transcription factor TFIIIB component B'' homolog: MEESDFFQDEPVVTQARAGAKFQPKFKCKAKDGTSGSIPSKPPVILKDEATTVASTAINAVQVVEPDNVVYDSKGSQLINPSQVTVTDSLLAEAAVPNCCNDTNSSFERTVGENTDLYFGLECLDPLLTQSSTNDGDNRNDHERTRTEFQEAGVFPDVDTQDIMFGMTTASGRRTGKFKPKPRLQTSVPASPPTVVEWVMHPATAQFVPSETAFEEGSIPDFPSDHVPNCAPVDLGSFIPPDPSTSECPVNEELANLAVASNAGVDLSGDVPDMPTEVSSLVSNPSRESKQSSTGGEVNGKGEARKQLREQVTTPHIVDDLEDGTCNDDGLAAELPSCYAIDEDKDDNDDDEFNVEHASPKRRTSKRSKKPVKESEKPPRKRKKANEAQKHKKANEASDNPEKEQRKKFSHSTRRKRRFVDESLLTTPEDEIDFAKVALKDLILLADYKERIAKKEAKALKEPLTDQSTQKRLNEENAHDEESSIASEQDQGIMDDQVNGSAQSDSYFNYQTLMTKEPRARWSKQDTELFYGAIRQFGPDFSLIQQLFPGRSRHQIKLKFKNED; the protein is encoded by the exons ATGGAAGAGTCTGATTTTTTTCAGGATGAGCCGGTTGTAACCCAAG CTCGGGCCGGTGCCAAGTTTCAACCCAAGTTTAAATGTAAAGCTAAAGATGGAACCTCTGGCTCAATCCCTTCAAAACCCCCTGTAATCTTGAAGGATGAGGCCACGACGGTAGCATCCACAGCCATTAATGCAGTTCAAGTTGTGGAGCCCGATAACGTTGTATATGACAGTAAGGGCTCCCAACTAATAAACCCATCCCAAGTAACCGTCACAGATTCTCTGCTTGCCGAGGCTGCCGTTCCGAATTGTTGCAATGATACGAATTCGAGCTTTGAAAGAACAGTTGGGGAG AATACAGACTTATATTTTGGCTTGGAATGTCTTGATCCATTACTTACTCAGTCTTCGACTAATGATGGAGATAATCGGAATGATCATGAAAGAACTCGGACAGAG TTTCAGGAAGCAGGAGTCTTTCCTGATGTTGATACTCAAGATATTATGTTTGGTATGACAACTGCCTCTG GAAGGCGTACTGGAAAATTCAAACCCAAGCCTAGGCTACAAACTAGTGTACCTGCCTCACCACCTACTGTGGTTGAGTGGGTTATGCATCCTGCAACTGCTCAGTTTGTTCCTTCTGAAACAGCATTTGAAGAGGGCTCAATTCCTGACTTTCCATCCGATCATGTTCCCAATTGCGCTCCTGTGGATTTAGGTTCTTTTATTCCTCCAGATCCTTCTACCTCTGAATGTCCGGTGAATGAGGAACTGGCAAACCTTGCAGTAGCTTCTAATGCAGGTGTTGATCTTTCTGGAGATGTTCCTGACATGCCTACAGAAGTG AGTTCTCTAGTATCAAATCCTTCTCGAGAGTCCAAACAGTCTTCCACTGGTGGTGAGGTGAATGGAAAGGGCGAAGCAAGAAAGCAGTTGAGAGAGCAGGTGACTACTCCACATATTGTTGATGATCTTGAGGATGGGACTTGTAATGACGATGGCCTAGCTGCTGAACTCCCCAGTTGTTATGCTATCGATGAGGATAAAGACGACAATGATGATGATGAATTTAATGTGGAGCATGCATCTCCAAAGAGGAGAACTTCTAAGAGGTCAAAGAAACCTGTGAAGGAAAGTGAAAAACCTCCTCGAAAACGTAAGAAAGCTAATGAAGCTCAAAAGCATAAGAAAGCCAATGAAGCATCAGATAATCCAGAAAAAGAACAGCGGAAGAAATTTTCTCATTCAACTCGTAGAAAGAGGAGATTTG TGGATGAGTCTTTACTAACCACGCCAGAGGACGAAATTGACTTTGCAAAGGTGGCCTTGAAGGATCTCATTCTATTAGCAGATTATAAGGAGCGGATAGCG AAGAAAGAGGCGAAAGCATTAAAAGAACCTTTGACCGATCAAAG TACTCAAAAGAGATTGAATGAAGAAAATGCTCATGATGAAGAAAGCTCTATTGCTTCAGAACAAGACCAAGGTATTATGGATGATCAAGTCAATGGTAGCGCCCAATCAGACAGCTACTTTAATTACCAGACTCTCATGACAAAAGAACCCAGAGCAAGATGGTCAAAACAAGACACAGAGTTGTTTTATGGG